Part of the Bacillus andreraoultii genome is shown below.
AGGCTGCAAATGTAAATAATGGACCTGGAACGGCTTGAGCTGCCCCATATCCTGCCAGAAAAGTTTCTTCACTTAACCAACCAGTTGTTACAAATTCTCGTTCAAGCAAAGGCAATACGACATGCCCTCCGCCAAACACTAACGAGCCAGACCGGTAAAAACTATCAAACATTGCAATCCAATGAATGGAAGTTACTTCTCTTAATAGTGGAAGTATGATGAGTAGGGAAAAAAATAATACAAGACACCCTGTCGCAAAGCTCCGATTGAGCGAAAACTCTACTTGACTATCAAGTTCTACTTCCTGTTGTCTATATAAAATAAAACCTAAAAGTGCTGATAAAAGGATCATACCTACTTGTGTATAGGCTGTTTGCCATAATAGTGTTACTACTAATACTAACAAGGCAATTGATTTTCTCTTTAAATCAGGTGTCAGTTTTTGAGCCATTCCTAAAATAGCATGAGCAACAATGGCAACAGCAACAATTTTTAAACCATGAATCCAACCTGCATTACTTATATCTAGTCCTTGAAGCATCAATGCGAAAATGATCAGTACAATGACAGAAGGCAAGGTAAAACCAATAAAGGAGACAATGCCTCCTAGGACTCCTGCACGTATAACACCTATACCAATACCTACTTGACTGCTAGCAGGACCAGGTAAAAACTGGCATAAAGCCACTAAGTCAGCATAACTTTTTTCGTCCATCCATTTTCTTCTTTGAATATATTCACTATGAAAATATCCAAGATGAGCTGTTGGCCCGCCAAATGATGTTAAACCTAATCTAGTCGATACTAATAAAATTTCAAGTAAAATTGATAATTTACTAATTTCTCTCGTTTTTGATTTATCCACTTCCCTCTCCCCCCAAGCCGAAACCATAATTCGTTCATAATCTCGCTTCTTATAACGGATAATAACATGTAAGAAATTATCGAACAATCAATTTACAAAAAATTAACATTGAGGACTTTAATGATAAATCTCCGGAGTACGATATTTTAAATAAATAATCAAAATAATATTTTATTATTACTATTTAATAGCATTCGAAATAAATAAAACAACGAAAACTACATGACAATAATCTTATGTAATTTTTAGAAATTTGTGTTAAAATTACATTGATTATATAATGAACAATTCTTAGACACTTCCAAAATAGGATCATATCATACGAATTTAATAAAGAAAACTCATGTCTAGAGCCTTTAGGCGAAGAGAGAGCCGTAGTTGCGCTTATGCGTGTAGGAAAGTAAAAATTAAAAAATTCATATTTTCCTATTAGCTAAAAATAATTGAAGGAGGATGTAATGTTAAAAAGATTAGGGTACGATAAACAGGTAAAATTGGAATTTAATGGTAAACGGTTATGTGGACTTTGGTTACTCATTATTGGTGCAGTAATTATAGTAGCAACAGTCGTAGGCGGTGAATATATTTTAAACCCCATTGTTTTTATGATTGGTTTTGGAATTGGGTTTTATTTAACAAATTACAATAAAACAATTCTTACAAAATTTACGGATGGTGAATTTACGGAGTTTCAAGAAAAAATGTCTCGGATTGGTATACTTTCCTTATTCCCATTGATTTTTATTCTAGGAGGTACATTTATTCCAAGTGGTGATTGGCGAATGATGTGGTTAGGAGCATTACTTGCCACTGGTATTCACTTTTTGCCGTTTTATTTTGTGCATGGAAAGTCAATGATTTACCTAGCCGTAATCTGTTCAGTTTCCGCAATTGTTGGTATGTTTAGTAAAGATATTCCTTTCCTATATTTTGGGGTTGCCGATGGAATAGTTAAAACACTTTTCGGTTTGTATTTATTATTTTTTACAAATAAATCTAGTGAAAATGATTCTTTTCAGTTTCCTAGTTTGAAATAGGTT
Proteins encoded:
- a CDS encoding chromate transporter — translated: MDKSKTREISKLSILLEILLVSTRLGLTSFGGPTAHLGYFHSEYIQRRKWMDEKSYADLVALCQFLPGPASSQVGIGIGVIRAGVLGGIVSFIGFTLPSVIVLIIFALMLQGLDISNAGWIHGLKIVAVAIVAHAILGMAQKLTPDLKRKSIALLVLVVTLLWQTAYTQVGMILLSALLGFILYRQQEVELDSQVEFSLNRSFATGCLVLFFSLLIILPLLREVTSIHWIAMFDSFYRSGSLVFGGGHVVLPLLEREFVTTGWLSEETFLAGYGAAQAVPGPLFTFAAYLGTVMNGWVGGVLATVAIFLPAFLLIFGALPFWDYFRRNPKVNSALMGVNAGVVGILISAFYHPIWTTSILAPIDFAFAAILFSLLVYWKLPPWIIVIAGAIGGTILPLS
- a CDS encoding DUF6609 family protein codes for the protein MLKRLGYDKQVKLEFNGKRLCGLWLLIIGAVIIVATVVGGEYILNPIVFMIGFGIGFYLTNYNKTILTKFTDGEFTEFQEKMSRIGILSLFPLIFILGGTFIPSGDWRMMWLGALLATGIHFLPFYFVHGKSMIYLAVICSVSAIVGMFSKDIPFLYFGVADGIVKTLFGLYLLFFTNKSSENDSFQFPSLK